A portion of the Pseudarthrobacter defluvii genome contains these proteins:
- a CDS encoding ammonium transporter — MDSGNVAWILASSALVCMMIPALALFYGGMVGSRRILNMMMMCVGGASLVAVLWALFGYSMAFGNSVGGLGLIGDVTEFPGMGQLLAKDDSASIPVILFAAFQLFFACVTTALVAGAAAGRMKFGAWMLFAGIWATIVYFPIAHWVFAFDSADGSTVGGWIANGIKAIDFAGGTAVHMNAGAAALALALVLGKSSGWPKVEHAKPHSRPLVLLGAGLLWVGWFGFNAGSALSAGQSAAVVFLNTAVAASTGLLAWALVERFRHGAATSMGAASGLVAALVAITPACGAVSPLGALAIGAIAGAVCSLAIEWKFRLGFDDSLDVVGVHLVGGILGTLLIGLFATDKAPNGVSGLFYGGGFELLGVQALATVTVLAYSFVVTWVLAKILDKAMGGLRIKPEDELRGIDLAAHSELAYLTDEDPVELGSPQRV; from the coding sequence ATGGACTCGGGAAATGTCGCTTGGATTTTGGCCAGCTCGGCGCTGGTTTGCATGATGATCCCCGCCCTGGCCCTGTTTTACGGGGGCATGGTGGGGTCGCGCCGCATCCTCAACATGATGATGATGTGCGTCGGCGGCGCCAGCCTGGTGGCCGTCCTGTGGGCCCTGTTCGGGTACTCGATGGCCTTCGGCAACTCCGTCGGCGGCCTGGGCCTGATCGGTGACGTCACCGAATTCCCCGGCATGGGGCAGCTGCTGGCCAAGGATGATTCGGCGTCCATCCCGGTCATCCTGTTTGCCGCATTCCAGCTGTTCTTTGCCTGCGTCACCACGGCCCTGGTTGCCGGAGCCGCCGCAGGCCGGATGAAGTTCGGCGCCTGGATGCTGTTCGCGGGCATCTGGGCCACTATTGTCTACTTCCCGATTGCACACTGGGTCTTTGCGTTCGACTCGGCGGACGGCAGCACCGTGGGCGGTTGGATCGCCAACGGCATCAAGGCCATCGACTTCGCCGGCGGCACCGCGGTGCACATGAACGCCGGCGCCGCCGCCCTGGCACTTGCCCTGGTCCTGGGCAAGAGCTCCGGCTGGCCCAAGGTGGAACACGCCAAGCCGCACAGCCGCCCGCTGGTGCTGCTGGGTGCAGGCCTGCTTTGGGTGGGCTGGTTCGGCTTCAACGCCGGCTCCGCCCTCTCCGCCGGCCAGTCGGCGGCGGTGGTGTTCCTCAACACCGCGGTGGCAGCTTCCACCGGCCTGCTCGCCTGGGCGCTCGTGGAGCGGTTCCGCCACGGCGCGGCCACCAGCATGGGTGCGGCCTCCGGCCTGGTCGCCGCCCTGGTGGCCATCACTCCGGCCTGTGGCGCGGTCAGCCCGCTGGGTGCACTGGCCATCGGTGCGATCGCCGGTGCCGTCTGCTCGCTGGCCATCGAATGGAAGTTCCGCCTGGGCTTCGACGACTCGCTCGACGTCGTAGGCGTCCACTTGGTGGGTGGCATCCTTGGCACCCTGCTGATCGGGCTCTTCGCTACGGACAAGGCTCCAAACGGCGTCAGCGGCCTCTTCTACGGCGGCGGGTTCGAACTGCTGGGCGTGCAGGCCCTGGCCACAGTTACGGTGCTGGCTTACTCCTTCGTCGTCACGTGGGTCCTGGCCAAGATCCTGGACAAGGCCATGGGCGGCCTCCGCATCAAGCCCGAGGACGAACTGCGCGGCATCGACCTTGCAGCGCACTCCGAGCTGGCGTACCTGACGGACGAGGACCCGGTGGAGTTGGGCTCGCCGCAGCGGGTCTGA